A portion of the Mycobacterium paraseoulense genome contains these proteins:
- a CDS encoding cytochrome P450, whose amino-acid sequence MAEPQRVYHDKAGNVRAEHIDGALHLYRHQDILRINRHPAVLGNGGKGGSFGHDARLIPLEIDGEDHKKWRRLLDPMFAPKQVARLEAQVRDLARELIDGFAPTGKAELYEDFCTPLPCLIFLRLVGAPVEDLDFFLEFKEGVVHPKGETTEEIDADMAAAGGKLMEYFVGFLAEKRKNADSEDDVIANLIRSEIDGQPLAELDLVNILFLFMFAGLDTVTSSMSCIFGWLGRHPEERKRLAQDMSLITAAVEELLRYESPVPSGMRYPTEDIDLGDGLVIRAGEDINAFWASANVDPTFYDDALTVKLDRGRKDHMVFATGTHRCLGSHLARLELRLAVEELLKRIPDYTVDTAALTYDNCAVRAVENLWISFPPSSTR is encoded by the coding sequence ATGGCGGAGCCGCAGAGGGTGTATCACGACAAGGCCGGAAACGTCCGCGCCGAACACATCGACGGGGCGCTGCACCTGTACCGCCACCAGGACATCCTGCGTATCAACCGCCATCCAGCCGTGCTCGGCAACGGCGGCAAGGGCGGCAGCTTCGGGCACGATGCGCGGCTGATCCCGTTGGAGATCGACGGCGAGGACCACAAGAAGTGGCGACGCCTGCTCGACCCGATGTTCGCGCCGAAGCAAGTTGCGCGCCTGGAGGCGCAGGTGCGCGACCTGGCACGGGAACTCATCGACGGCTTCGCGCCCACTGGCAAGGCGGAACTGTACGAGGATTTCTGCACACCACTGCCGTGCCTGATCTTTCTGCGCCTCGTCGGCGCGCCCGTCGAGGATCTCGACTTCTTCCTCGAATTCAAGGAAGGCGTCGTTCATCCGAAGGGCGAAACCACCGAAGAGATCGACGCCGACATGGCCGCTGCAGGCGGCAAACTGATGGAGTACTTTGTCGGGTTTCTCGCCGAGAAACGCAAGAATGCCGACAGCGAGGACGACGTCATCGCCAACCTGATCAGGTCAGAAATCGACGGGCAGCCACTGGCAGAGTTGGACCTCGTCAACATCCTGTTCCTGTTCATGTTCGCGGGGCTCGACACCGTCACCTCATCCATGTCGTGCATCTTCGGCTGGCTGGGCCGGCACCCGGAGGAGCGCAAACGGCTCGCGCAGGACATGTCATTGATCACCGCGGCGGTCGAAGAACTGCTGCGATACGAGTCGCCCGTACCCTCCGGAATGCGATATCCCACAGAGGACATCGACCTCGGCGACGGCCTGGTGATCCGGGCGGGGGAGGACATCAACGCGTTCTGGGCCTCGGCCAACGTTGACCCGACCTTCTACGACGATGCGTTGACGGTCAAGCTCGACCGCGGGCGCAAAGATCACATGGTGTTCGCCACCGGTACCCACCGATGCCTTGGCTCCCATCTGGCACGGCTCGAGCTGCGATTGGCCGTCGAGGAGCTGCTCAAGCGGATCCCCGACTACACGGTCGATACCGCGGCACTGACGTACGACAACTGCGCGGTGCGGGCTGTGGAGAATCTGTGGATCTCGTTCCCGCCGAGTTCTACGAGATGA
- a CDS encoding alpha/beta hydrolase, whose protein sequence is MTAARLVLVHGGAHTGRCWRDTLIAIAALRPNIESVVVDLPGRRHVPGDLTTLTIEDCVSSVAEQISSRCDGTVVLVGHSLAGVVLAGVVDRLGGGRVRHVIFVACCVPRNGECVIDSLAFGFRQVVRRIVNRSPVIRSPPWLVRHVFANAATREQRAAVMVNIVPESAALVTQPSVVALPESVRRSWVLTRRDRALPPAKQRSFIGNLGGVDEVVEVDAGHEAMITHPAELAHALVQLAFSSASTATEHLPADGESAT, encoded by the coding sequence ATGACCGCCGCCCGGCTCGTCTTAGTTCACGGCGGCGCACATACCGGCCGCTGCTGGCGCGACACCCTGATCGCGATTGCGGCTCTTCGGCCGAACATCGAGAGCGTGGTCGTTGATCTTCCCGGAAGACGGCATGTCCCAGGGGATCTGACTACTCTGACGATCGAGGACTGTGTCAGCTCGGTGGCAGAGCAGATCAGCTCGCGCTGCGACGGAACGGTGGTGCTCGTGGGGCACTCACTGGCCGGTGTAGTCCTGGCCGGTGTGGTGGACCGCCTGGGCGGGGGCCGGGTGCGGCACGTGATCTTCGTAGCGTGCTGTGTGCCGCGCAACGGCGAATGTGTCATTGACTCACTGGCGTTCGGATTCCGGCAGGTCGTGCGGCGGATAGTGAACCGGTCACCGGTGATCCGGTCTCCGCCTTGGCTGGTGCGCCACGTCTTCGCCAATGCGGCCACGCGGGAACAACGCGCGGCGGTCATGGTGAACATCGTGCCGGAAAGCGCGGCACTTGTGACTCAGCCGTCGGTGGTGGCGCTGCCCGAATCGGTGCGCAGGAGCTGGGTACTGACCCGCCGCGACCGCGCGTTGCCGCCAGCCAAGCAACGGAGCTTCATCGGCAACCTCGGCGGTGTCGACGAGGTGGTCGAGGTCGATGCCGGACACGAAGCGATGATCACGCATCCAGCGGAGCTGGCGCATGCCCTTGTGCAACTGGCGTTTTCATCTGCATCAACGGCTACCGAGCATCTACCGGCGGATGGGGAATCGGCGACGTGA
- a CDS encoding amidohydrolase family protein, producing the protein MFTLFSVDDHIVEPAHVWSDRVPSKFKDRAPHVVEVDGRQMWQWEGGMEITMGLNAVAGKPREEWGMEPARFEDMIPGCYNPEERRKDLLSNGIFASVSFPTLPGFGGRKFATFEDKELALVCVQAWNDFMLEEWCGTAPDVFVPMHILPVWDVDLAVKEHERCVGLGSKAICFIEDPQVVGLPNFHAGYWEPLFAAAQADETPICMHIGSGGAQVTLEGLNPMTEIAAAFANAARSSVNLMVSPLLRKYPDAKVVWSEGGIGWIPAAIERADRQWERHQYWSHLPNAHIKPSEVAGRSMYFCMIEEPVGIKYRHDFRVDRILWESDYPHADTPFPKTQHAAKQVFDGISQEEIDLITHKNAEKLFRFPISQELADAYAGSPV; encoded by the coding sequence GTGTTCACATTGTTCAGCGTCGACGACCACATCGTCGAACCGGCGCACGTGTGGTCCGACCGGGTACCGTCGAAGTTCAAGGATCGCGCGCCCCACGTCGTCGAGGTCGACGGCCGCCAGATGTGGCAGTGGGAGGGCGGCATGGAAATCACGATGGGGCTCAACGCCGTCGCGGGCAAGCCGCGCGAGGAGTGGGGCATGGAGCCCGCCCGGTTCGAGGACATGATCCCCGGCTGCTACAACCCCGAAGAACGGCGCAAGGATCTGTTATCAAATGGCATCTTCGCGTCGGTCTCGTTCCCGACGCTGCCGGGGTTCGGCGGCCGTAAGTTCGCCACCTTCGAGGACAAGGAACTCGCGCTCGTCTGCGTCCAGGCGTGGAACGACTTCATGCTCGAGGAATGGTGCGGCACCGCCCCCGATGTCTTCGTGCCGATGCACATCCTGCCGGTGTGGGACGTCGACCTCGCGGTCAAGGAGCATGAGCGCTGCGTAGGCCTCGGCAGCAAGGCCATCTGCTTCATCGAAGACCCCCAGGTCGTCGGATTGCCCAACTTCCACGCCGGCTACTGGGAGCCCCTGTTCGCCGCCGCGCAGGCCGACGAGACTCCGATCTGTATGCACATCGGGTCGGGCGGTGCTCAGGTGACGTTGGAAGGACTCAACCCGATGACCGAGATCGCCGCGGCCTTCGCCAACGCCGCCCGTTCATCGGTCAACCTGATGGTCAGTCCGTTGCTGCGCAAGTACCCCGACGCCAAAGTTGTTTGGTCCGAGGGGGGTATCGGCTGGATTCCGGCGGCGATCGAGCGTGCGGACCGACAGTGGGAGCGCCACCAGTACTGGAGCCACCTCCCCAATGCTCACATCAAGCCCTCCGAGGTCGCGGGGCGCAGCATGTACTTCTGCATGATCGAGGAACCCGTCGGCATCAAATACCGGCACGACTTCCGTGTCGATCGGATCCTGTGGGAGTCGGACTATCCGCACGCCGACACGCCGTTTCCGAAGACTCAGCATGCCGCGAAGCAAGTATTCGACGGCATCTCCCAGGAGGAGATCGACCTCATCACCCACAAAAACGCCGAAAAGCTATTCCGCTTCCCGATCTCGCAGGAATTGGCCGACGCATACGCCGGATCACCCGTCTGA
- a CDS encoding aldehyde dehydrogenase family protein, with protein sequence MPIIAPPVEKLPKPTLLIGDRRIDDSSGGAVDHVYGATGKTTGNVTLAGAREIDIAVQAARSALPAWRATTPDQRRELLFRAAQVFRENSEELVAISQIDNSMPVFAAAGGPANAADAFSYYGGWADKLVGDVIPTWPTPSLDYATLNPYGVVGIIIPWNGPIYAVGMTVAPALAAGNCVLLKPPELAPYAAIRIGELFLEAGFPPGVLNVVTAGPEGGQAMVAHPGIDKIHFTGSGTTAKRILDTAKDVLKPVGLELGGKSANIIFADADLNNAAMQAIMGMQGSGQGCINGTRVLVERPVYEEVLALVQGVLGTLEVGDPLVASTFFGPVINAAAAERIVRVIDTAKSEGARVVAGGERLGGELSDGYFIAPTVFADVDNSSPLARDEIFGPVVAVIPFDTEEEAVRIANDSPFGLAAYVQTSNLKRAHAVAQQLDVGLIWINGFLGIPTSVPFGGVKQSGWGRLGGFDGIREFTQPKNVFVNLM encoded by the coding sequence CCGGTTGAGAAGCTGCCCAAGCCGACGCTTCTCATCGGTGACCGGCGAATCGACGACAGCTCCGGCGGGGCTGTCGATCACGTCTACGGCGCGACCGGCAAGACCACAGGCAATGTGACACTGGCGGGGGCTCGGGAGATAGACATCGCGGTTCAGGCAGCGAGATCGGCGCTGCCGGCTTGGCGCGCGACCACCCCCGACCAACGCCGCGAGCTGCTGTTTCGCGCAGCTCAAGTCTTCCGCGAGAACTCAGAGGAACTGGTGGCGATCTCCCAGATCGACAACAGCATGCCGGTATTCGCCGCTGCCGGTGGGCCGGCGAACGCGGCGGACGCCTTCTCGTATTACGGGGGGTGGGCCGACAAGTTGGTCGGCGATGTCATTCCGACCTGGCCGACACCATCACTCGACTACGCCACGCTCAACCCGTACGGCGTCGTCGGCATCATCATTCCCTGGAACGGCCCGATCTACGCCGTCGGCATGACCGTGGCGCCCGCGCTTGCCGCGGGCAACTGCGTACTGCTCAAACCGCCGGAGTTGGCCCCCTATGCGGCGATCCGCATCGGCGAGCTATTCCTAGAGGCCGGATTTCCTCCTGGCGTCCTCAACGTGGTGACAGCCGGTCCCGAGGGCGGCCAGGCGATGGTCGCGCACCCCGGCATCGACAAGATTCACTTCACCGGCAGCGGCACCACCGCCAAACGCATCCTCGACACGGCGAAAGACGTGCTCAAGCCCGTAGGCCTGGAACTCGGAGGGAAGTCGGCCAACATCATCTTCGCCGATGCCGACCTCAACAACGCCGCCATGCAGGCGATAATGGGCATGCAGGGCAGCGGCCAGGGTTGCATAAACGGTACCCGGGTACTGGTAGAACGACCGGTCTACGAAGAGGTGCTGGCCTTGGTGCAGGGGGTGCTGGGAACTCTCGAGGTCGGCGACCCACTGGTTGCTTCGACCTTCTTCGGACCCGTCATCAATGCTGCTGCGGCGGAACGCATCGTACGGGTGATCGACACCGCCAAGAGCGAGGGGGCGCGCGTCGTGGCCGGCGGCGAGCGACTCGGCGGTGAACTCTCAGACGGCTACTTCATCGCACCTACCGTGTTCGCGGACGTCGACAACTCCTCGCCATTGGCCCGAGACGAGATCTTCGGTCCCGTCGTCGCCGTGATTCCGTTCGACACCGAGGAGGAGGCCGTGCGGATCGCGAACGACTCCCCGTTCGGGTTGGCCGCCTACGTCCAGACGTCGAACCTCAAGCGCGCCCACGCGGTGGCCCAGCAATTGGACGTCGGATTGATCTGGATTAACGGCTTCCTTGGCATTCCCACATCGGTGCCGTTCGGTGGCGTCAAGCAGAGCGGGTGGGGACGGCTGGGCGGATTCGACGGGATCCGCGAATTCACGCAGCCGAAAAACGTTTTCGTCAACCTGATGTGA
- a CDS encoding cytochrome P450, with protein MTETENPTARPTVDFDHHSAAFADNWREVTKDLRSRCPVAWTEAHGGYWVVSRYDDVKKVALDDHTFSSDNDLMGERKGYKGTAIPSPPMQLIPLEVDPPRFNEYRELLNPKFSPGAAEQWRPFIEQVSNALIDRFCEAGECDIVKDLASPAPAMLTMKLLGLPLADWEDVATPFHEISWAVPGSEMYQRAIEGIFRVLGRLSEELSKRRDTPAEDLLTFLLDSKINDEPLSEEEILKICFLQLIGGVDTSTGLLSHAYAWLSEHPAEKQRLIDEPELLKRATEEFLRWASPAPALARTVTTETELGGQRLCPGDRLLLSWASANQDDSVFENPDEVNLERWPNRHQAFGLGAHRCLGSNLGRVQFQEVLKATLRRLPDLKVDLAAAQRYPSLGQVNGYSTLPVTFSPTSPVGEQLPLD; from the coding sequence ATGACTGAGACCGAGAATCCGACCGCACGCCCGACCGTCGATTTCGATCATCATTCGGCCGCATTCGCCGACAACTGGCGCGAAGTCACCAAGGACCTCCGGTCCAGATGCCCCGTCGCGTGGACCGAGGCGCACGGCGGCTACTGGGTGGTGTCCCGCTACGACGACGTGAAGAAGGTTGCGCTGGACGATCACACCTTCTCATCGGACAACGACTTGATGGGCGAGCGCAAGGGGTACAAGGGAACCGCCATCCCGTCGCCCCCAATGCAGCTGATCCCACTCGAGGTCGACCCGCCACGGTTCAACGAATACCGCGAGTTGTTGAATCCTAAGTTCTCGCCAGGCGCGGCCGAGCAATGGCGCCCGTTCATCGAGCAGGTTTCCAACGCTCTTATCGATCGATTCTGCGAAGCCGGCGAATGCGACATCGTCAAGGACCTCGCCAGCCCCGCGCCAGCGATGCTCACGATGAAGCTGCTCGGACTACCACTGGCCGACTGGGAGGATGTTGCCACTCCCTTTCACGAGATTTCCTGGGCTGTGCCGGGCTCTGAAATGTATCAACGCGCGATTGAGGGCATATTCCGTGTCCTCGGGCGGCTGTCCGAGGAGCTGAGCAAGCGCCGCGACACGCCCGCTGAGGACCTGCTGACGTTCCTTTTGGACTCGAAGATCAATGATGAACCGCTGTCCGAGGAGGAAATCCTCAAGATCTGCTTCCTGCAGCTAATCGGTGGTGTGGACACCAGTACTGGCCTGCTCTCTCACGCGTACGCCTGGCTATCGGAGCATCCGGCGGAAAAGCAGCGGCTCATCGATGAGCCGGAGCTATTGAAGCGCGCCACCGAGGAGTTCCTCCGGTGGGCGTCGCCGGCACCTGCGCTGGCCCGGACGGTGACGACCGAAACCGAACTTGGCGGCCAACGCTTGTGCCCCGGTGACCGGTTACTGCTGTCGTGGGCTTCGGCGAACCAGGACGACTCGGTGTTCGAAAATCCCGACGAGGTCAATCTGGAGCGCTGGCCGAACCGTCATCAGGCCTTCGGGCTTGGTGCACACCGCTGCCTCGGCTCGAATCTGGGCCGGGTGCAGTTTCAGGAAGTTTTGAAGGCCACGCTACGCCGGCTGCCGGATCTCAAGGTAGACCTTGCGGCGGCACAACGGTATCCGTCACTCGGTCAGGTGAACGGATATTCGACGTTGCCAGTGACTTTCAGCCCGACCAGTCCAGTCGGGGAACAGCTTCCCCTCGACTAG
- a CDS encoding cytochrome P450: protein MASEPHPQQHYHDKARDVRAERSPDGVLWLYRHNDIVAINRHPGVTGAGGRGGSFGNDNPLIPLEIDGEEHKKWRRLLDPLFAPKRVALLENSVRQLARELVDEFLPKGQAELYNDFCVPLPCLTFLRLVGAPVSDLDFFLEFKDGVIHPQGATMEEMQANMAIAAGKIYEYFVGFLAEKRKTAEHEDDVIASLIKSEVDGEPMPDLNLVNILFLFMFAGLDTVTSSMSLAFAWLGQHPSERDRLVKDKSLIPAAVEEIMRFESPVPEGFRYAEEDIDLGDGLVIKAGEVVHASWAAANVDPTFYDDPLTTNFDRARKDHLVFASGTHRCLGSHLARLEMRLALEELLDRIPNYTVGPEDSLVYDNVAVRMVKHLPITFPVPAVASS from the coding sequence ATGGCCAGCGAACCACACCCGCAGCAGCACTACCACGACAAGGCGCGGGATGTGCGTGCCGAGCGTTCGCCGGACGGTGTCCTCTGGCTGTACCGACATAACGACATCGTGGCGATCAATCGTCACCCCGGAGTCACGGGCGCGGGCGGCCGCGGCGGCAGCTTCGGCAACGACAATCCGTTGATTCCGCTGGAGATCGACGGCGAGGAACACAAGAAATGGCGAAGGTTGCTTGATCCGCTGTTCGCGCCGAAACGTGTAGCGCTGCTGGAGAATTCGGTTCGTCAGTTGGCCAGAGAACTCGTCGACGAGTTCCTGCCCAAGGGCCAGGCCGAGTTGTACAACGACTTCTGTGTACCGCTTCCATGCCTGACGTTTCTGCGACTCGTCGGTGCTCCCGTCAGCGACCTGGACTTCTTCCTCGAGTTCAAAGATGGCGTCATCCATCCCCAAGGGGCCACGATGGAAGAGATGCAGGCCAACATGGCGATCGCCGCGGGAAAGATCTACGAGTACTTCGTCGGGTTCCTCGCCGAAAAGCGCAAGACGGCCGAACACGAGGACGACGTTATCGCCAGCCTCATCAAGTCCGAGGTCGATGGCGAGCCCATGCCGGACCTCAACTTGGTCAATATCTTGTTCTTGTTCATGTTCGCGGGACTCGACACCGTGACATCGTCGATGTCACTCGCTTTCGCATGGCTGGGGCAGCACCCGTCCGAACGCGACCGGCTCGTCAAAGACAAGTCTCTGATCCCGGCAGCCGTCGAGGAGATCATGCGCTTTGAGTCGCCGGTTCCGGAGGGCTTTCGGTATGCGGAGGAGGATATCGATCTCGGCGACGGCCTCGTGATCAAGGCCGGCGAGGTGGTTCACGCGAGTTGGGCTGCGGCCAACGTCGACCCCACCTTCTACGACGATCCACTCACGACGAACTTCGACCGTGCACGCAAGGACCACCTGGTCTTCGCGAGCGGCACCCACCGGTGCTTGGGGTCGCATCTCGCGCGTTTGGAAATGCGGCTGGCTCTAGAAGAGCTTCTCGACCGCATTCCCAATTACACGGTGGGGCCGGAGGATTCGCTGGTTTACGACAACGTAGCGGTGCGGATGGTCAAGCACCTGCCGATCACTTTCCCGGTGCCAGCGGTTGCAAGTAGTTGA
- a CDS encoding transcriptional regulator, SarA/Rot family, with product MIRFHKPILEPPGLTSPSSSSSWRWLTERRRPWGALGARPDMDTGTITPVVKRLEAAGMVTRQRDRNDERRVLVDLTGRSRALEAEVRSDRVCLQVVTTDDEGFPRDQCASSRLHFSEPSAQQAQRRFRPTVAGATTRRAGQVRAGEAEPGADAKLPSSGRNRALLHLLTSGRDPQCDSAIVAAPVRAGRLSRRYEAAAQYCRRVSHRR from the coding sequence ATGATTCGTTTCCACAAACCCATTCTCGAACCGCCAGGCCTGACGTCTCCCAGTAGCTCGTCATCCTGGCGCTGGTTGACGGAGCGCCGCAGACCGTGGGGCGCATTGGGCGCGCGCCCGGATATGGATACCGGCACCATCACGCCTGTCGTTAAACGGCTGGAAGCCGCCGGAATGGTCACACGCCAACGTGACCGAAACGATGAACGCCGCGTCCTGGTCGACCTCACCGGTCGGAGCAGGGCACTAGAGGCCGAGGTTCGCAGCGACCGGGTGTGCCTGCAAGTGGTGACCACGGATGACGAGGGGTTCCCACGCGATCAGTGCGCCAGCTCGCGGCTGCACTTCTCTGAACCGTCGGCTCAGCAAGCCCAGCGACGTTTTCGCCCAACGGTTGCCGGTGCTACGACGCGACGCGCTGGCCAAGTCCGTGCCGGCGAAGCCGAACCGGGAGCAGACGCGAAACTGCCTAGTTCAGGGCGAAATCGGGCACTGTTGCATCTGCTCACCAGTGGCCGTGACCCTCAGTGCGACAGCGCCATTGTCGCCGCTCCGGTTCGGGCGGGCAGATTGTCGCGACGATACGAAGCGGCCGCTCAATATTGCAGGCGAGTGTCACATCGACGGTGA
- a CDS encoding maleylpyruvate isomerase N-terminal domain-containing protein has product MRSDTSPAGARDLSAIWRATSDRITEIVRTLPDTAAYTPVPTVPGIAVRDVIAHLIDTARLAGDDPAGAARESVALPAPGAAGGARLAELVVGWEKATAALDASVAADAGLASLLITIAVMSEHDLRSALGVPGARDDIAVKVALDELSGRFSDRVAAAGLSPLRVTVEQWGTIAGDGRAIACVVADRFEFVRAMSGRRSADEIGRWNWGVEPNTYLSVISEVGLPANEIRERDPRIPEHMRDREFVL; this is encoded by the coding sequence ATGCGCTCCGACACCTCACCCGCGGGTGCGAGGGATCTGTCCGCGATCTGGCGCGCGACCAGCGACCGCATCACCGAAATCGTCCGGACGCTGCCGGATACTGCGGCGTACACGCCGGTGCCAACGGTGCCCGGAATCGCGGTCCGCGACGTGATCGCGCACTTGATCGACACCGCGCGGCTCGCGGGGGACGACCCCGCAGGGGCCGCACGGGAAAGTGTTGCCTTGCCGGCACCAGGTGCCGCTGGCGGCGCGAGGCTCGCCGAACTCGTGGTCGGGTGGGAAAAGGCCACCGCCGCGCTCGACGCGTCTGTCGCCGCCGATGCGGGCCTCGCGTCGTTGTTGATCACCATCGCGGTGATGAGCGAGCACGACTTGCGCAGTGCCCTCGGGGTGCCCGGTGCGCGCGACGACATTGCCGTCAAAGTCGCGCTCGACGAACTGTCGGGCCGCTTCTCGGACCGGGTCGCCGCGGCTGGGCTGTCGCCGCTGCGAGTGACAGTCGAACAATGGGGAACGATCGCAGGCGACGGCCGGGCGATCGCGTGTGTGGTCGCCGACCGCTTCGAGTTCGTGCGGGCGATGTCCGGTCGCCGGTCCGCGGATGAAATTGGCCGGTGGAATTGGGGGGTCGAGCCGAACACCTACCTGTCGGTGATATCCGAGGTGGGACTGCCCGCGAACGAAATTCGTGAACGAGACCCGCGAATCCCCGAGCACATGCGCGACCGCGAGTTTGTGCTGTAA